The Sesamum indicum cultivar Zhongzhi No. 13 linkage group LG1, S_indicum_v1.0, whole genome shotgun sequence genome includes a window with the following:
- the LOC105170047 gene encoding LOW QUALITY PROTEIN: thylakoid lumenal 19 kDa protein, chloroplastic (The sequence of the model RefSeq protein was modified relative to this genomic sequence to represent the inferred CDS: inserted 1 base in 1 codon), translating into MATIFSPSAVLSSSSSSSSSSSTTTPKPPLTPPPSKPHLSIPPAKPPVNLVSSLAATALAATILTTTPPSLADXYKRSYGAAASAANYGGYGGNSDKKASAEYIYDVPDGWKEKLVSKIQKGTNGTDSEFYNPKKKAEKEYLTFLEGFPRLAPKDVILNNLALSDVDLQDLIATAESVSSEERKDEKGQLYYLYEIDGLGAHSLISVTCAKNKLYAHFVNAPTPDWNRDQDTLRHIHESFKTVG; encoded by the exons ATGGCCACAATTTTCTCTCCCTCCGCCGTcctttcctcctcctcctcctcctcctcctcctcctccaccactACCCCTAAACCACCACTTACTCCTCCACCATCCAAACCCCACCTCAGCATCCCACCCGCGAAGCCACCCGTCAACTTGGTCTCCTCTTTAGCCGCCACAGCTCTGGCCGCAACGATACTCACCACCACCCCACCTTCCCTAGCCG TTTACAAACGATCCTACGGCGCCGCCGCGAGCGCCGCAAACTACGGCGGGTACGGAGGCAACTCCGACAAGAAAGCATCGGCGGAGTACATATACGACGTGCCGGATGGATGGAAAGAAAAGCTAGTCTCAAAGATACAGAAGGGAACCAATGGAACTGACAGTGAATTCTACAACCCGAAGAAGAAGGCAGAGAAGGAGTACTTGACTTTTCTTGAAGGGTTCCCAAGACTGGCGCCTAAAGACGTCATTCTGAACAATCTCGCGTTATCGGACGTGGATTTGCAGGATTTGATTGCAACCGCAGAAAGCGTGAGTTCGGAAGAGAGGAAGGACGAGAAGGGGCAGCTTTACTATCTGTATGAGATTGATGGGCTTGGCGCGCACAGCTTGATTTCGGTTACTTGTGCCAAGAACAAGCTGTATGCGCATTTTGTGAATGCGCCTACGCCCGATTGGAATAGGGATCAAGATACTCTGAGGCACATTCATGAGTCTTTCAAGACAGTGGGGTGA